One Mixta gaviniae genomic window carries:
- the ubiE gene encoding bifunctional demethylmenaquinone methyltransferase/2-methoxy-6-polyprenyl-1,4-benzoquinol methylase UbiE — translation MADESRETTHFGFRTVAKDEKADMVAGVFHSVAAKYDLMNDLMSMGIHRIWKRFTIDCSGVRRGQRVLDLAGGTGDLTAKFSRLVGESGQVVLADINSSMLQMGREKLRNSGVIGNVSYVQANAEALPFPDNYFDCITISFGLRNVTEKEKALASMFRVLKPGGRLLVLEFSKPVLEPLSKVYDAYSFHVLPRIGELVAKDAESYRYLAESIRMHPDQETLKSMMMDAGFENTTYHNLTGGIVALHRGFKF, via the coding sequence ATGGCAGATGAATCCAGGGAAACGACACATTTCGGTTTTCGTACCGTAGCAAAAGACGAAAAAGCGGACATGGTAGCGGGAGTCTTTCACTCCGTGGCCGCGAAATATGACCTGATGAACGATTTGATGTCGATGGGGATCCATCGTATCTGGAAACGTTTTACCATCGACTGCAGCGGCGTGCGCCGCGGACAGCGCGTGCTGGATCTGGCCGGCGGCACCGGCGACCTGACGGCGAAATTTTCCCGCCTGGTCGGTGAGAGCGGACAGGTAGTGCTGGCGGATATCAATAGTTCCATGCTGCAGATGGGCCGCGAAAAGCTGCGCAACAGCGGCGTGATCGGCAACGTCAGTTATGTGCAGGCGAATGCCGAAGCCTTGCCTTTCCCGGACAACTATTTCGACTGTATCACCATCTCGTTCGGCCTGCGCAACGTCACGGAAAAAGAGAAGGCGTTGGCCTCCATGTTCCGCGTGCTGAAGCCGGGCGGACGTCTTCTGGTGCTGGAGTTTTCTAAACCGGTACTGGAACCTCTGAGCAAAGTGTACGACGCTTATTCATTCCATGTGCTGCCGCGTATCGGCGAGCTGGTGGCGAAAGATGCCGAAAGCTACCGTTATCTGGCGGAATCGATCCGCATGCATCCCGATCAAGAGACGCTGAAGTCGATGATGATGGATGCCGGTTTCGAAAACACAACGTATCATAACCTGACGGGCGGGATTGTCGCTCTGCACCGCGGGTTCAAGTTTTAA
- a CDS encoding dienelactone hydrolase family protein translates to MKTEDNLAQKERNRGFAPAAAPTASTTILTDNDAIQGGETTINTQGENMPAWYARPKEANGPLPVVLVVQEIFGVHEHIRDICRRLAAEGYLAVAPELYFRQGDPGEYSDIKQLLEELVSQVPDAQVLADLDHVANWAARHGGDMRNMAITGFCWGGRIVWLYAAHNPQLKAGVAWYGRLVGEKSMKQSKHPVDIAVDLNAPVLGLYGAKDEGIPLESIETMRQALNAANATAEIIVYPDAGHAFNADYRPSYHEESAKDGWQRMLAWFHQYGVKPNR, encoded by the coding sequence ATGAAAACCGAAGACAATTTGGCTCAGAAAGAGCGTAATCGCGGGTTCGCTCCTGCGGCGGCGCCCACAGCTTCCACCACCATCCTTACCGATAACGACGCCATTCAGGGCGGCGAGACCACCATCAACACGCAGGGCGAGAATATGCCCGCCTGGTATGCCCGGCCGAAAGAGGCGAACGGACCGCTGCCGGTAGTGCTGGTGGTACAGGAGATTTTTGGCGTCCATGAGCATATTCGCGATATCTGTCGCCGTCTTGCCGCCGAAGGTTACCTGGCGGTGGCGCCGGAACTCTATTTCCGTCAGGGCGATCCCGGCGAATACAGCGATATCAAACAGTTGCTGGAAGAGCTGGTCAGCCAGGTGCCTGACGCGCAGGTGCTGGCGGATCTTGATCACGTCGCCAACTGGGCGGCGCGTCACGGCGGTGATATGCGCAATATGGCGATTACCGGCTTCTGCTGGGGCGGGCGCATTGTCTGGCTCTACGCGGCGCACAATCCGCAGCTGAAGGCGGGCGTCGCCTGGTATGGCCGTCTGGTGGGCGAAAAAAGCATGAAGCAGTCAAAGCATCCGGTTGATATCGCCGTCGATTTGAATGCGCCGGTACTGGGGCTGTATGGCGCGAAAGATGAAGGCATTCCGCTGGAGAGCATTGAAACCATGCGTCAGGCGCTGAATGCAGCCAACGCTACGGCGGAGATCATTGTTTACCCCGACGCGGGGCACGCGTTTAATGCGGATTACCGTCCCAGCTATCACGAAGAATCGGCAAAAGATGGCTGGCAGCGCATGCTGGCGTGGTTCCATCAGTACGGCGTGAAACCGAATCGCTAA
- the metE gene encoding 5-methyltetrahydropteroyltriglutamate--homocysteine S-methyltransferase, which produces MTILNHTLGFPRVGLRRELKKAQESYWAGNSSQQDLLAVGRELRARHWQQQKDAGVDIVPVGDFAWYDHVLTTSLLLGNVPARHQNSDGSVDLDTLFRIGRGRAPTGEPAAAAEMTKWFNTNYHYMVPEFTKGQQFRLSWTQLLDEVDEALALGHKVKPVLLGPVTYLWLGKVKGEQFDRLSLLNDILPVYQQVLAELAKRDIEWVQIDEPALVLELPQAWLEAFKPTYQALQGHSKLLLTTYFDSIGQNIETIRELPVQGLHVDLVHGKDDAAALNAQLPAAWLLSLGVINGRNVWRADLSSWFERLQPLAAQRQQLWIGSSCSLLHSPIDLSTETRLDDEVKSWFSFALQKCGELALLSKALNNNDAASLEAWSAPIRARRSSTRVHNAAVAQRLAAISAKDSERQSSYAERAKAQRQRFNLPAWPTTTIGSFPQTTEIRGLRLDFKQGRLDSNHYRTGIAEHIKQAIVEQERLGLDVLVHGEAERNDMVEYFGEHLDGFVFTQNGWVQSYGSRCVKPPVIIGDVSRPEAITVEWAKYAQSLTDKPVKGMLTGPVTILCWSFPREDVSRETIAKQIALALRDEVADLEQAGIGIIQIDEPALREGLPLRQSDWAAYLNWAVDAFRLNAAVARDDTQIHTHMCYCEFNDIMDSIAALDADVITIETSRSDMELLESFEEFDYPNEIGPGVYDIHSPNVPDVEWIEALLRKAAKRIPVERLWVNPDCGLKTRGWTETRLALANMVQAARKLREENA; this is translated from the coding sequence ATGACTATTCTGAACCATACGCTCGGCTTTCCCCGCGTCGGCCTGCGCCGCGAACTGAAAAAAGCGCAGGAAAGTTACTGGGCCGGTAACAGCAGCCAGCAAGATCTGTTGGCGGTCGGCCGCGAGCTGCGTGCGCGTCACTGGCAGCAGCAGAAAGACGCCGGTGTGGATATCGTGCCGGTGGGCGACTTCGCCTGGTACGATCATGTGCTGACCACCAGCCTGCTGCTGGGCAACGTGCCGGCGCGTCATCAGAACAGTGACGGCTCCGTCGATCTGGATACGCTATTCCGCATCGGCCGTGGCCGCGCGCCAACCGGCGAACCGGCGGCAGCGGCGGAAATGACCAAATGGTTTAACACCAACTATCACTATATGGTGCCGGAGTTCACGAAAGGGCAGCAGTTCCGTTTAAGCTGGACGCAGCTGCTGGATGAAGTGGACGAAGCGCTGGCGCTGGGCCATAAAGTGAAGCCGGTGCTGCTGGGCCCGGTCACTTACCTGTGGCTGGGTAAGGTGAAAGGCGAGCAGTTCGATCGTCTGAGCCTGTTGAACGACATTCTGCCGGTTTACCAGCAGGTGCTGGCCGAGCTGGCGAAACGCGATATCGAATGGGTGCAGATTGATGAGCCTGCACTGGTGCTGGAGCTGCCGCAGGCGTGGCTGGAAGCCTTTAAGCCCACTTATCAGGCGCTGCAGGGTCATAGCAAGCTGTTGCTGACTACCTACTTCGACAGCATCGGCCAGAATATCGAAACCATCCGTGAACTGCCGGTGCAGGGATTGCATGTCGATCTGGTTCACGGCAAAGATGACGCCGCGGCGCTCAACGCGCAGCTGCCTGCCGCCTGGCTGCTGTCGCTTGGCGTGATCAACGGCCGCAACGTCTGGCGTGCCGACCTGAGTAGCTGGTTTGAACGGCTGCAGCCGCTGGCGGCGCAGCGTCAACAGCTCTGGATTGGCTCTTCCTGCTCGCTGTTGCACAGCCCGATCGATCTCAGCACAGAAACCCGTCTGGATGATGAAGTGAAAAGCTGGTTCTCGTTCGCCCTGCAGAAGTGCGGCGAGCTGGCGCTACTGAGCAAGGCGCTGAATAACAACGACGCCGCCTCGCTGGAAGCCTGGAGCGCGCCGATCCGTGCCCGCCGCAGCTCAACGCGCGTACATAATGCCGCCGTGGCGCAGCGTCTGGCAGCCATCAGCGCAAAAGATAGCGAGCGTCAGAGCAGCTACGCTGAGCGCGCCAAAGCGCAGCGTCAGCGCTTTAATTTGCCCGCCTGGCCGACCACCACAATCGGCTCCTTCCCGCAGACCACCGAAATTCGCGGCCTGCGCCTCGATTTCAAACAGGGCCGTCTGGACAGTAATCACTACCGCACCGGCATCGCCGAGCATATTAAGCAGGCGATCGTCGAGCAGGAGCGTCTGGGGCTGGATGTGCTGGTGCATGGCGAAGCGGAGCGCAACGACATGGTGGAATATTTCGGCGAGCATCTCGATGGCTTCGTGTTTACCCAGAACGGCTGGGTGCAGAGCTACGGCTCACGCTGCGTGAAGCCGCCGGTGATTATCGGCGACGTCAGCCGTCCGGAGGCGATTACCGTTGAGTGGGCGAAGTATGCCCAGTCGCTGACCGACAAGCCGGTAAAAGGCATGCTGACCGGTCCGGTAACCATCCTGTGCTGGTCGTTCCCGCGTGAGGATGTGTCGCGTGAAACCATCGCCAAACAGATCGCGCTGGCGTTGCGCGATGAAGTGGCGGACCTGGAGCAGGCGGGCATCGGCATTATCCAGATTGACGAACCGGCGCTGCGCGAAGGGTTGCCGCTGCGCCAATCAGACTGGGCGGCCTATCTCAACTGGGCGGTGGACGCCTTCCGTCTTAACGCCGCCGTGGCGCGGGACGATACTCAGATCCACACCCATATGTGTTACTGCGAGTTTAACGACATCATGGATTCCATCGCCGCGCTGGATGCCGATGTGATTACCATCGAAACCTCGCGTTCCGATATGGAGCTGCTGGAGTCGTTTGAAGAGTTCGACTATCCGAACGAAATCGGCCCGGGCGTGTATGACATTCACTCGCCGAACGTGCCTGACGTCGAGTGGATTGAAGCGCTGCTGCGCAAGGCGGCGAAACGTATTCCGGTAGAACGTCTGTGGGTGAACCCGGACTGCGGCCTGAAGACGCGCGGCTGGACTGAAACCCGTCTGGCGCTGGCCAACATGGTGCAGGCGGCGCGCAAGCTGCGTGAAGAAAACGCCTAA
- the glpT gene encoding glycerol-3-phosphate transporter produces MLSIFKPAPHQPRVAADRTDPLYRRLRWQIFIGIFFGYAAYYLVRKNFALAMPYLVEQGFSRGDLGFALSGISIAYGFSKFIMGSVSDRSNPRVFLPAGLIMAALVMLVMGFVPWATSSIMIMFALLFLCGWFQGMGWPPCGRTMVHWWSQKERGGIVSVWNCAHNVGGGIPPLLFLLGMAWFNDWKAALYMPAFGAIIIALIAFALMRDTPQSCGLPPIEEYKNDYPPDYNAQHEQELTAKQIFMQYVLPNKLLWYIALANVFVYLLRYGILDWSPTYLKEVKHFALDKSSWTYFLYEYAGIPGTLLCGWMSDKVFKGNRGATGLFFMVLVTIATVIYWLNPVGNPGVDMACMIVIGFLIYGPVMLIGLHALELAPKKAAGTAAGFTGLFGYLGGSVAASAVVGYTVDYFGWDGGFMIMISGCVLAVFLLLLTMLSETRHKRQMQREGEK; encoded by the coding sequence ATGCTTAGCATTTTTAAGCCAGCACCACATCAACCCCGCGTGGCGGCGGATCGCACCGATCCTCTTTATCGCCGGCTGCGCTGGCAGATCTTTATCGGCATCTTTTTTGGCTACGCCGCCTACTATCTGGTACGTAAAAATTTCGCCCTCGCCATGCCTTACCTGGTGGAACAGGGCTTCTCACGCGGCGATCTCGGCTTTGCCCTTTCCGGCATTTCTATCGCCTACGGCTTTTCGAAATTTATTATGGGCTCCGTTTCCGATCGCTCGAACCCGCGTGTGTTCCTGCCTGCCGGGCTGATTATGGCGGCTCTGGTGATGCTGGTGATGGGCTTTGTTCCCTGGGCGACCTCCAGCATTATGATCATGTTCGCGCTGCTGTTTCTTTGCGGCTGGTTTCAGGGCATGGGCTGGCCGCCGTGTGGGCGTACGATGGTTCACTGGTGGTCGCAGAAAGAGCGCGGCGGTATCGTTTCGGTCTGGAACTGCGCGCATAACGTCGGCGGCGGCATTCCGCCGCTGCTGTTTTTGCTCGGCATGGCCTGGTTTAACGACTGGAAGGCTGCGCTTTATATGCCGGCATTCGGCGCGATTATCATCGCACTGATCGCCTTTGCGCTGATGCGCGACACGCCGCAATCGTGCGGTCTGCCGCCGATTGAAGAGTATAAAAACGACTATCCGCCCGACTACAACGCACAGCACGAGCAGGAGCTGACGGCAAAGCAGATCTTCATGCAGTACGTGCTGCCCAACAAACTGCTGTGGTATATCGCGCTGGCTAACGTTTTTGTCTATCTGCTGCGTTACGGCATTCTTGACTGGTCGCCGACCTATCTGAAGGAAGTGAAACACTTCGCGCTGGATAAATCCTCCTGGACCTACTTCCTCTACGAATACGCCGGCATCCCCGGCACGCTGCTGTGTGGCTGGATGTCGGATAAGGTATTTAAAGGCAACCGCGGCGCGACCGGCCTGTTTTTCATGGTGCTGGTCACTATTGCCACCGTGATTTACTGGCTTAACCCGGTCGGCAATCCCGGCGTGGATATGGCCTGTATGATCGTTATCGGCTTTCTGATTTACGGCCCGGTAATGCTTATCGGCCTGCATGCGCTGGAGCTGGCGCCGAAGAAGGCGGCGGGCACCGCAGCGGGCTTTACCGGTCTGTTTGGCTATCTTGGCGGCTCGGTGGCGGCGAGCGCCGTGGTCGGCTATACCGTCGATTATTTCGGCTGGGACGGCGGCTTTATGATTATGATCAGCGGCTGCGTGCTGGCGGTGTTCCTGCTGCTGCTGACTATGCTGAGTGAAACCAGGCACAAGCGGCAGATGCAGCGTGAGGGCGAAAAATGA
- the metR gene encoding HTH-type transcriptional regulator MetR, with amino-acid sequence MIEIRHLRTLQALRHTGSLAAAAAQLHQTQSALSHQFSDLEQRLGFRLFVRKSQPLRFTPQGEILLQLAEQVLPQIQQALQACHEPHQTTLRIAIECHSCIQWLTPALDTFRQSWPQVVMDFKSGVTFDPQPALQQGELDVVLTSDILPRSGLHYSPMFDFEVRLVLAPDHPLARVGVITPEDLAQEVLMIYPVQRQRLDIWRHFLQPAGVSPTLKSVDNTLLLVQMVAAHMGIAALPHWVVENFERQGLIVTKTLGDGLWSRLYAAVRDGEQRQPVTDAFIRSARQHACQHLPFVRDASRHPLPVS; translated from the coding sequence ATGATCGAAATCAGGCACCTGCGAACGCTGCAGGCTCTCAGGCATACCGGCTCTCTGGCCGCGGCGGCGGCGCAGCTTCACCAAACACAGTCGGCGTTATCTCATCAGTTCAGCGATCTGGAGCAGCGCCTCGGTTTTCGCCTGTTTGTGCGCAAAAGCCAGCCGCTGCGCTTTACGCCGCAGGGCGAGATCCTGCTGCAGCTGGCGGAGCAGGTGCTGCCGCAGATCCAGCAGGCGCTACAGGCCTGTCATGAGCCGCATCAGACCACGCTGCGCATCGCCATTGAGTGCCACAGCTGCATTCAGTGGCTGACGCCGGCGCTGGATACCTTCCGTCAGAGCTGGCCGCAGGTAGTGATGGATTTCAAATCGGGCGTCACCTTCGATCCGCAGCCTGCGCTGCAGCAGGGCGAGCTGGATGTGGTGCTGACTTCCGATATCCTGCCGCGCAGCGGGCTGCACTATTCGCCGATGTTTGATTTCGAAGTACGCCTGGTGCTGGCGCCGGATCATCCGCTGGCGCGCGTCGGCGTGATTACGCCGGAAGATCTGGCGCAGGAGGTGTTAATGATCTATCCGGTGCAGCGTCAGCGTCTGGATATCTGGCGTCATTTCCTGCAGCCGGCCGGGGTCAGCCCGACGCTGAAAAGCGTCGACAATACGCTGCTGCTGGTGCAGATGGTAGCGGCGCATATGGGCATCGCCGCCCTGCCACACTGGGTAGTGGAAAACTTTGAGCGTCAGGGGCTGATTGTGACCAAGACGCTGGGTGACGGCTTGTGGAGCCGTCTCTACGCGGCGGTCAGAGATGGCGAACAGCGTCAGCCGGTTACCGACGCGTTCATCCGCTCTGCGCGTCAGCACGCCTGCCAGCACCTGCCTTTTGTACGCGATGCCTCGCGGCATCCGCTGCCGGTCAGTTAA
- a CDS encoding carboxylate/amino acid/amine transporter, with the protein MALLIITTILWAFSFSLIGVYLAGQVDSVFSVLVRLALAALVFLPFLRWRGYRASTLLLYMLVGMLQLGIMYLLSFEAYLYLSVPEFLLFTVMTPLYVTLIYDLLSGRGVRIGYAFSALLAVAGAAIIRYDQLSEHFWTGLVLVQLANLCFAVGMVGYKRLQETRPMPQHTAFSWFYIGAVLVAIVAWFLWGNPQKLPTTHLQWGILLWLGVAASGLGYFMWNYGATQVDAGTLGIMNNMHVPAGLLVNLAIWQQQPDWPPFIVGGGLIVASLWIHRRWVR; encoded by the coding sequence GTGGCATTACTGATTATTACTACCATTCTGTGGGCTTTCTCGTTCAGCCTGATCGGCGTTTATCTGGCGGGGCAGGTGGACAGCGTTTTCTCCGTGCTGGTGCGCCTGGCGCTGGCGGCGCTGGTCTTTCTGCCGTTCCTGCGCTGGCGTGGCTATCGCGCTTCGACGCTGCTGCTCTATATGCTGGTCGGCATGTTGCAGCTGGGCATTATGTATCTGCTGAGTTTTGAGGCTTATCTCTACCTGAGCGTGCCGGAGTTTCTGCTGTTTACCGTGATGACGCCGCTCTATGTCACCCTGATATATGATCTGCTCAGCGGGCGCGGCGTGCGTATCGGCTACGCGTTCAGCGCGCTGCTGGCGGTGGCCGGTGCCGCGATTATCCGCTATGACCAGCTGAGCGAGCATTTCTGGACCGGCCTGGTGCTGGTGCAGCTCGCCAACCTCTGCTTCGCTGTCGGTATGGTGGGTTATAAGCGCTTACAGGAGACGCGACCGATGCCGCAGCACACCGCTTTCTCCTGGTTCTATATCGGCGCGGTGCTGGTGGCGATCGTCGCCTGGTTTTTGTGGGGCAACCCGCAGAAATTGCCAACCACCCATCTGCAATGGGGGATCCTGCTGTGGCTGGGCGTGGCGGCTTCCGGCCTGGGCTATTTTATGTGGAACTATGGCGCGACGCAGGTGGACGCCGGGACGCTGGGTATTATGAATAATATGCATGTGCCGGCAGGACTGTTGGTGAATCTGGCGATTTGGCAGCAGCAGCCGGACTGGCCGCCCTTTATTGTCGGCGGCGGATTAATTGTCGCCTCATTATGGATCCATCGTCGCTGGGTGCGCTGA
- the rmuC gene encoding DNA recombination protein RmuC — protein sequence MDNQLIVGVSFALAGGLAGWLFAHFRALQQQAAQETERRLLEQALAQAQQQEAQLRQQCQSEQLQLQQREKELRQLHGALTAAQEKLQHFDYWRNECDQLSRELRNQLEVNSAQEAELREVTIRLEETRLAAEEKQRLLTNSEQRLSAQFENLANRIFEQSGRRVDEQNRQSLNGLIAPLREQLDGFRRQVQESFGQEARERHTLAHEIRNLQQLNAQMAQEAINLTRALKGDNKTQGNWGEVVLTRVLEASGLREGHEYETQVNIQVDAQSRMQPDVIVRLPQGKDVVIDAKMTLVAYERYFNAEEKVTRDQAIDEHITAIRGHIRLLSRKDYQQLPGLRSLDYVLMFIPIEPAFLLAIDRQPELISEALKHNIMLVSPTTLLVALRTINNLWRYEHQSRNAQRIADRAARLYDKMRLFVDDMTGMGQNLDRAQESYRQAMKKLSEGRGNLIAQSESFRHLGVEIKRGINPRLVEQALPESALPDDENESPDATESASEQGAAAWHDSVRRINE from the coding sequence GTGGATAATCAACTGATTGTCGGCGTCAGTTTTGCGCTGGCCGGCGGGCTGGCGGGCTGGCTGTTCGCGCATTTCCGCGCGCTGCAGCAGCAGGCCGCGCAGGAGACCGAGCGCCGCCTGCTGGAGCAGGCGTTGGCGCAGGCGCAGCAGCAGGAAGCGCAGCTGCGACAGCAGTGCCAGAGCGAGCAGCTACAGCTACAGCAGCGCGAAAAAGAGCTGCGCCAGCTGCACGGCGCACTTACCGCCGCCCAGGAGAAACTGCAGCATTTCGACTACTGGCGCAATGAATGCGACCAGCTGAGCCGCGAGCTGCGCAATCAGCTGGAGGTCAACAGCGCCCAGGAAGCGGAGCTGCGCGAAGTCACCATTCGTCTTGAAGAAACCCGTCTTGCCGCCGAAGAGAAGCAGCGTCTGTTGACCAACAGCGAGCAGCGCCTCAGCGCCCAGTTTGAAAACCTCGCCAATCGCATCTTTGAACAGAGCGGCCGCCGCGTTGATGAGCAGAACCGGCAGAGCCTGAACGGCCTGATCGCGCCGCTGCGCGAGCAGCTCGACGGCTTCCGGCGTCAGGTGCAGGAGAGCTTTGGCCAGGAGGCGCGCGAGCGTCATACGCTGGCGCATGAAATCCGCAACCTGCAACAGCTTAATGCGCAGATGGCACAGGAAGCGATTAACCTTACCCGCGCGTTGAAGGGCGACAATAAAACCCAGGGCAACTGGGGGGAAGTGGTGCTGACCCGCGTACTGGAAGCTTCCGGCCTGCGGGAAGGGCATGAGTACGAAACCCAGGTCAATATTCAGGTTGATGCGCAAAGCCGCATGCAGCCAGATGTGATTGTGCGCCTGCCGCAGGGCAAGGATGTGGTTATCGACGCCAAAATGACGTTGGTCGCCTATGAGCGTTACTTCAACGCAGAGGAGAAGGTGACGCGCGATCAGGCGATAGATGAACATATCACGGCAATTCGCGGCCATATCCGTCTGTTAAGCCGTAAAGATTATCAACAATTGCCCGGTTTACGATCGCTCGATTATGTGTTGATGTTTATCCCGATAGAGCCGGCGTTTCTGCTGGCTATCGATCGTCAGCCGGAGCTGATCAGCGAGGCGCTGAAGCACAATATCATGCTGGTCAGCCCGACCACGCTGCTGGTGGCACTGCGCACCATCAATAACCTCTGGCGTTATGAACATCAGAGCCGCAACGCCCAGCGCATCGCCGATCGCGCCGCCCGGCTGTATGACAAAATGCGGCTGTTTGTCGACGATATGACCGGCATGGGACAGAATCTCGATCGGGCGCAGGAGAGCTACCGACAGGCGATGAAAAAACTGTCGGAAGGGCGCGGCAACCTGATCGCCCAGAGCGAAAGCTTTCGTCATTTAGGCGTGGAAATAAAGCGCGGCATCAACCCCCGGCTGGTGGAGCAGGCGCTGCCGGAAAGCGCCCTGCCGGATGACGAGAATGAGAGCCCGGACGCGACGGAAAGCGCGTCGGAGCAGGGCGCCGCGGCCTGGCATGACAGCGTTCGGCGGATCAATGAATAA
- the ubiJ gene encoding ubiquinone biosynthesis protein UbiJ, with translation MTLTPLLTAGLETALNRILYRDRGLKAARQRLNGRVLQLRLAELAQPITLVFSELQVDVLGDWQDRCDCTVKTRLSLLPKLRDRQQLTGMIRSGELEVKGDLQVVQQFSALVDMAELDPAEYLAPWTGDIVAQGISNVARRGFQLLRGDIQRKQRYLTETLTEEWRVAPGSLEMAWYGEEVEALERQAGQLEQRLQQLEAK, from the coding sequence ATGACGTTAACCCCGCTGTTAACCGCCGGTCTGGAGACCGCACTGAATCGAATTCTTTATCGCGATCGCGGGCTGAAAGCGGCCCGCCAGCGCCTGAATGGCCGTGTACTGCAGCTTCGGTTAGCTGAGCTGGCGCAGCCCATTACGCTGGTGTTCAGCGAGCTACAGGTCGATGTGCTGGGCGACTGGCAAGATCGCTGCGACTGTACGGTGAAAACCCGTCTTTCGCTGCTGCCGAAATTGCGCGACCGCCAACAGCTGACCGGCATGATCCGCAGCGGCGAGCTGGAGGTGAAAGGCGATCTGCAGGTGGTTCAGCAGTTTTCCGCGCTGGTGGATATGGCGGAACTCGACCCGGCTGAATATCTTGCCCCCTGGACTGGCGACATTGTCGCGCAGGGGATCAGCAATGTCGCCCGCCGCGGCTTTCAGCTGCTGCGCGGCGATATCCAGCGCAAGCAGCGCTATCTGACGGAAACCCTCACCGAAGAGTGGCGCGTGGCGCCGGGTTCGCTGGAGATGGCCTGGTATGGCGAAGAGGTCGAGGCGCTGGAGCGCCAGGCCGGTCAACTTGAACAACGACTGCAACAGCTGGAGGCGAAATGA
- the udp gene encoding uridine phosphorylase, with translation MAQSDVFHLGLTKADLQGATLAIVPGDPERVKKIAALMDNAQPLASHREFTSWRAELDGKAVIVCSTGIGGPSTSIAVEELAQLGIRTFLRVGTTGAIQPDIKVGDVLVTTAAVRLDGASLHFAPMEFPAVADFACTTALVEAAKAAGTEPHIGVTASSDTFYPGQERYDTYSGRVVSRFQGSMKEWQQMGVLNYEMESATLLTMCASQGLRAGMVAGVIVNRTQKEIPDAATMKQTESNAVAIVVDAARRLLA, from the coding sequence ATGGCCCAGTCAGATGTGTTTCATTTAGGACTTACCAAAGCGGACCTGCAGGGCGCCACGCTGGCTATCGTGCCGGGCGATCCTGAGCGCGTAAAAAAGATCGCCGCGCTGATGGATAATGCGCAGCCGCTCGCTTCGCACCGCGAATTCACCAGCTGGCGCGCCGAGCTGGACGGCAAAGCGGTGATCGTCTGCTCTACCGGCATTGGCGGCCCTTCTACCTCAATCGCCGTGGAAGAGCTGGCGCAGCTGGGCATTCGCACCTTTTTGCGCGTCGGCACCACCGGCGCCATTCAGCCCGATATTAAGGTCGGCGATGTGCTGGTGACCACCGCGGCGGTTCGCCTGGACGGCGCCAGCCTGCATTTCGCGCCGATGGAGTTTCCCGCCGTCGCCGATTTCGCCTGTACTACCGCACTGGTAGAAGCGGCGAAAGCTGCCGGCACTGAACCGCATATCGGCGTAACCGCCTCTTCCGATACCTTCTATCCGGGGCAGGAGCGTTACGACACCTATTCCGGCCGTGTCGTCAGCCGCTTCCAGGGCTCGATGAAAGAGTGGCAACAGATGGGCGTGCTGAACTATGAAATGGAATCTGCCACGCTGCTGACCATGTGCGCCAGCCAGGGCCTGCGTGCCGGCATGGTGGCGGGCGTGATCGTGAACCGCACGCAGAAAGAGATCCCGGACGCCGCGACCATGAAGCAGACCGAAAGCAATGCGGTCGCCATCGTGGTTGACGCGGCGCGCCGCCTGCTGGCGTAA